In Myxococcota bacterium, the genomic window TTGCCTTGGTGATCATTACTTTTTGACCGGTGATAGCTTCGAGAGCATCTTTACCGTGGTCGATCGCTTTAGGATTTGCAACAGCTTCGCCAAGACCCATGTTGATCACGATTTTTGACAACCGTGGAATCTCCATAACGTTCTTGAGCTCAAGCTCTTTCATCAAAACAGAGACCAGCTCTTTATCGTAATATGTTTTTAACCGAGCCATCTGTTTTACGCTCCCTCAATCTTCGACATCAACATGACGTTCGAGATATGAATGCTTCCGAAATCATTAACAATTCCGCCTTCAGGCATTGCTTTGTTTTTCTGAGGCTTAATGTGTTTTTTGATTGGGAACACGTTCTCAATCTTCACGCGCAATTTCTTGCGATCGATCTCAAGTACTTTACCGACTTGACCCTTTTTGTCTTTAGAGCCGGTCATCACTTTGACCATATCGCCTTTTTTCAAACGAATTTTCATTAGAGCACCTCCGGTGCCAATGACACAATCTTCATAAAGTTTTTGCCACGCAATTCTCTGGCCACTGGACCAAAAATACGAGTGCCGATTGGTTCGTCGTCTTTATTAACGAGAACAGCCGCGCCTTTATCAAAACGGATATAGGTTCCATCTGGACGCAGGATTTCTTTAGCGACGCGAACCACAACCGCACGAACCACAGAGCCTT contains:
- the rplX gene encoding 50S ribosomal protein L24, with protein sequence MKIRLKKGDMVKVMTGSKDKKGQVGKVLEIDRKKLRVKIENVFPIKKHIKPQKNKAMPEGGIVNDFGSIHISNVMLMSKIEGA
- the rplN gene encoding 50S ribosomal protein L14, whose product is MIQTQSVLDVADNSGAKKIMCIKVLGGSHRRYASIGDIFVGSVKEASPTSKVKKGSVVRAVVVRVAKEILRPDGTYIRFDKGAAVLVNKDDEPIGTRIFGPVARELRGKNFMKIVSLAPEVL